The following are encoded in a window of Streptomyces griseiscabiei genomic DNA:
- a CDS encoding class II glutamine amidotransferase, with product MCRWLAYSGTPILLDTILYRPAHSLIDQSLHSRLGVETTNGDGFGIGWYSPDLETPAVFRDIGPAWSNRNLREIADHVRSPLFFAHIRASTGTAVQQTNSHPFRHGRWMWMHNGAIADFHLVRRDLSLAVAPELFASVEGSTDSELMFYLALTLGLEEDPPGAVARMAGLVERTGHEHGIEFPLQMTVAVTDGESLWTFRYSSQKTSRSLFYSTRVETLRSLHPDLAFLREVSDETRLIVSEPLGDMPGAWNEVPESSYGVVRPGADAMHSFVPQAA from the coding sequence ATGTGCCGGTGGCTCGCCTACTCGGGAACGCCCATCCTGCTCGACACGATCCTCTACCGGCCGGCGCACTCCCTGATCGACCAGAGTCTGCACTCCCGGCTGGGCGTCGAGACCACCAACGGTGACGGATTCGGCATCGGCTGGTACTCGCCGGACCTGGAGACACCCGCGGTCTTCCGTGACATCGGCCCGGCGTGGAGCAACCGCAATCTGCGGGAGATCGCCGACCACGTCCGCTCCCCGCTGTTCTTCGCCCACATCCGGGCCTCGACCGGTACGGCGGTGCAGCAGACCAACAGCCATCCGTTCCGGCACGGCCGCTGGATGTGGATGCACAACGGCGCGATCGCCGACTTCCACCTGGTCCGGCGGGACCTCTCCCTCGCCGTCGCCCCGGAGCTCTTCGCCTCCGTCGAGGGTTCGACGGACTCCGAGCTGATGTTCTACCTGGCGCTCACCCTCGGTCTGGAGGAGGATCCGCCGGGCGCCGTCGCGCGGATGGCGGGTCTGGTGGAGCGGACCGGCCATGAGCACGGGATCGAGTTCCCGTTGCAGATGACGGTCGCGGTGACGGACGGAGAGTCGCTGTGGACCTTCCGCTACTCCAGCCAGAAGACGTCCCGCTCGCTCTTCTACAGCACCCGGGTGGAGACCCTGCGCTCCCTCCACCCCGATCTGGCCTTCCTGCGGGAGGTCTCCGACGAGACCCGGCTGATCGTCTCCGAGCCCCTCGGTGACATGCCCGGCGCCTGGAACGAAGTTCCCGAGAGCAGCTACGGCGTCGTCCGGCCCGGAGCGGACGCCATGCACTCGTTCGTCCCGCAGGCCGCGTAG
- a CDS encoding helix-turn-helix domain-containing protein, with amino-acid sequence MTTAERLPVHPALAALRRARELFLEGHRLPDGVPEEVVAAWRRARFFGVRHDVPGTAAGPPRDPVRPDESALLAAARPVLERLGPAVGTGRTALVLTDERLRVLWATGCAPGDPCCEDLSEQVVGHNSAALALRTRRRSEVHGPEHFLDLWQDVSAVSVPVLAPETGRTLGTVTVTSGLCAECVPHPWASLAEAAAGAVEAELLARSQPAERVLLDAYLRATRDRDRAVVALDGRNRLVNEAAGRLLSPESLDALERSVTSLLRDANGERRAGGERDDGDEGGEDVAGATVRSAGATPTAVAATAQTAAAHTGAAHAGATPTGAAHTGTAQSGTAQSAATASDMSPGAHRIRLPDGVPGFATVAAVSHRGAVIGAVAVLEALEEGGAVGAARGAGAVGLAGHSVPWRHAVGRATELARSSEPLLLVGERGTGKTALARELTPGLRTVDAAEGEPGSLTDALTGGHALLVRHVERLPQPDTAALNSFLDTHPGAPLLVTYTPGTPPGPCLQRLLDTLAARSVTLPALRERPEDIRELLTALAPKPAPGQPPLTWTLDALRALEQHPWPGNVTELVHVVRALAEQRRATGPVRRAELPDAVREGPAARRLSPMEHAERSAILEALRRNGGNKARAAASLGIARATLYRKLRGYRGHRD; translated from the coding sequence GTGACCACCGCAGAGCGTCTTCCCGTCCACCCTGCCCTGGCGGCGCTGCGCAGGGCCCGTGAGTTGTTCCTCGAAGGACACCGGCTGCCGGACGGGGTGCCGGAGGAGGTCGTCGCCGCCTGGCGGCGGGCCCGGTTCTTCGGCGTACGCCACGATGTGCCGGGCACCGCGGCGGGCCCGCCCCGCGATCCCGTACGGCCGGACGAGTCCGCCCTGTTGGCGGCGGCGCGGCCGGTGCTGGAACGGCTCGGCCCCGCCGTCGGCACCGGGCGGACGGCGCTCGTGCTGACCGACGAGCGGCTGCGGGTGCTGTGGGCGACCGGGTGCGCGCCGGGTGATCCCTGTTGCGAGGACCTCTCCGAGCAGGTGGTCGGCCACAACAGCGCGGCGCTCGCGCTGCGCACCCGCCGACGCTCCGAGGTGCACGGGCCGGAGCACTTCCTCGATCTGTGGCAGGACGTGTCCGCGGTCAGTGTGCCCGTGCTCGCCCCGGAGACCGGTCGGACCCTCGGCACGGTGACGGTCACCTCCGGGCTCTGTGCCGAGTGCGTTCCCCATCCGTGGGCCTCCCTCGCCGAGGCCGCCGCCGGTGCCGTCGAGGCGGAGCTGCTGGCGCGGTCCCAGCCGGCCGAGCGGGTCCTCCTCGACGCGTATCTGCGGGCCACGCGGGACCGGGACCGGGCCGTCGTCGCCCTCGACGGCCGCAACCGCCTGGTGAACGAGGCCGCGGGGCGCCTGCTGTCACCGGAGTCCCTGGACGCGCTGGAACGAAGCGTCACCTCGCTGCTGCGGGACGCGAACGGGGAGCGGAGGGCGGGAGGTGAGAGGGATGACGGGGATGAAGGGGGAGAGGACGTGGCGGGTGCGACCGTGCGCTCTGCCGGGGCTACGCCGACGGCGGTGGCCGCCACGGCGCAGACCGCTGCGGCGCACACCGGTGCGGCACATGCAGGTGCGACCCCTACAGGTGCGGCACATACCGGTACGGCGCAGTCCGGTACGGCGCAGTCCGCTGCGACAGCGAGCGACATGTCCCCCGGTGCTCACCGGATCCGGCTTCCGGACGGGGTGCCGGGTTTCGCGACGGTCGCGGCCGTGTCGCATCGCGGGGCGGTCATCGGCGCGGTGGCTGTGCTGGAGGCCCTGGAGGAGGGGGGTGCCGTGGGGGCCGCGCGGGGTGCCGGTGCCGTGGGGCTGGCCGGGCACTCGGTGCCGTGGCGGCACGCGGTGGGGCGCGCGACGGAGCTGGCGCGGTCGTCCGAGCCACTGCTGCTCGTGGGTGAGCGTGGCACCGGGAAGACGGCGCTCGCCCGCGAACTGACCCCCGGGCTACGGACGGTCGACGCGGCGGAAGGTGAACCAGGCTCCCTGACCGACGCGTTGACGGGCGGCCACGCACTCCTGGTCCGCCATGTCGAGCGACTCCCGCAACCCGACACCGCGGCCCTCAACTCCTTCCTCGACACCCACCCAGGCGCCCCGCTGCTGGTCACCTACACCCCCGGAACCCCGCCGGGTCCCTGCCTCCAACGGCTCCTGGACACCCTGGCCGCCCGCTCGGTCACCCTCCCCGCGCTGCGTGAACGGCCGGAGGACATCCGGGAGTTGCTGACGGCCCTCGCCCCGAAGCCGGCGCCCGGACAGCCCCCGCTCACCTGGACCCTCGACGCCCTGCGCGCCCTGGAACAGCATCCGTGGCCCGGCAATGTCACCGAACTCGTCCATGTCGTCCGGGCGTTGGCCGAACAGCGGCGGGCGACGGGGCCCGTCCGGCGCGCCGAGCTGCCGGACGCCGTCCGTGAGGGCCCCGCCGCGCGGCGGCTCAGCCCCATGGAGCACGCCGAACGCTCCGCCATCCTGGAGGCCCTCCGCCGCAACGGAGGCAACAAGGCCCGCGCGGCGGCGTCCCTGGGCATCGCCCGCGCCACGCTGTACCGGAAACTGCGCGGCTATCGGGGCCACCGGGACTGA
- a CDS encoding FAD-dependent oxidoreductase, producing MHTVEPFAEPVAEPQVEPDVVTDVLIVGSGPAGASAALALSTYGVPNIVVTRYASLADTPRAHITNQRTMEVLRDLGVEDEVIAKATPQHLMGDTTFCTSLAGEELGRVRSWGNDPLVQAAHELASPTRMCDMPQHLMEPVLVDAAVARGTRLRFSTVYKSFVQDDDGVTVTVEDRLRGDEYTIRAKYLIGADGGRSQVAEDAGLPMGGQMGVAGSINIVFDMDLSKYTAHRPSTLYWVLAPGATVGGIGAGLVRCVRPWNEWLIVWGYDVTAGAPDLTTEYAESIVRRLVGDDEIPVTIKSSAAWTVNEMYAETYANGRVFCAGDATHRHPPSNGLGSNTSIQDAYNLAWKLKLVLDGTASPTLLDTYTAERAPIGRQIVTRANKSIGETAPVFEALDGLSPQTPEQLWANIAARKDATEAAEKQRARLREAIAFKVYEFNAHGVDLNQRYSAGSSAAVVPDGTPDPGFDRDPELYHQPSSRPGAKLPHAWITSGTRTLSTLDTVGRGRFTLLTGIGGADWIRAAQAQPLDIATAVIGPGQEYEDPYGDWARLRETADGGALLVRPDGYVAFRHASPAASPADAERLLTEAVRRILGRA from the coding sequence GTGCACACCGTCGAGCCGTTCGCAGAGCCGGTCGCCGAGCCGCAAGTCGAGCCGGATGTCGTGACCGACGTACTGATCGTGGGCAGCGGCCCGGCGGGCGCGTCCGCCGCGCTCGCCCTGAGCACGTACGGCGTCCCGAACATCGTGGTCACCCGCTACGCGAGCCTCGCGGACACGCCCCGCGCGCACATCACCAACCAGCGCACCATGGAGGTGCTGCGCGACCTCGGCGTCGAGGACGAGGTGATCGCCAAGGCCACCCCGCAGCACCTCATGGGCGACACGACCTTCTGCACCAGCCTCGCGGGGGAGGAACTGGGCCGGGTCCGCTCCTGGGGCAACGACCCGCTCGTACAGGCCGCGCACGAACTGGCCAGCCCCACCCGGATGTGCGACATGCCGCAGCACCTCATGGAACCGGTGCTCGTCGACGCGGCCGTGGCGCGCGGCACGCGCCTGCGCTTCAGCACGGTCTACAAGTCCTTCGTCCAGGACGACGACGGCGTCACGGTCACCGTCGAGGACCGGCTGCGCGGTGACGAGTACACCATCCGCGCCAAGTACCTGATCGGCGCGGACGGCGGCCGTTCCCAGGTCGCCGAGGACGCCGGGCTGCCCATGGGCGGCCAGATGGGCGTGGCCGGCAGCATCAACATCGTCTTCGACATGGACCTGTCGAAGTACACCGCGCACCGCCCGTCCACGCTCTACTGGGTGCTGGCCCCCGGCGCCACCGTCGGCGGCATCGGCGCGGGCCTCGTGCGGTGCGTACGGCCGTGGAACGAGTGGCTGATCGTCTGGGGCTACGACGTCACCGCGGGCGCCCCCGACCTGACCACCGAGTACGCCGAGTCGATCGTCCGCAGACTGGTCGGCGACGACGAGATCCCGGTGACCATCAAGTCGTCGGCGGCCTGGACCGTCAACGAGATGTACGCGGAGACCTACGCGAACGGGCGGGTCTTCTGCGCCGGCGACGCCACGCACCGCCACCCACCGTCCAACGGCCTCGGCTCCAACACCTCCATCCAGGACGCCTACAACCTGGCCTGGAAGCTCAAGCTCGTCCTCGACGGCACCGCGTCCCCGACGCTCCTCGACACGTACACCGCCGAACGTGCCCCGATCGGCAGGCAGATCGTCACCCGCGCCAACAAGTCCATCGGCGAGACCGCCCCCGTCTTCGAGGCCCTCGACGGGCTCTCCCCACAGACCCCCGAACAGCTCTGGGCCAACATCGCCGCCCGCAAGGACGCCACCGAGGCCGCCGAGAAGCAGCGGGCGAGGCTCCGCGAGGCGATCGCGTTCAAGGTGTACGAGTTCAACGCGCACGGCGTCGACCTCAACCAGCGCTACTCCGCCGGGAGTTCCGCGGCGGTCGTGCCCGACGGCACGCCCGACCCCGGCTTCGACCGCGACCCCGAGCTGTACCACCAGCCCAGCTCCCGCCCCGGCGCCAAACTCCCGCACGCCTGGATCACCTCCGGCACCCGCACGCTCTCCACCCTCGACACCGTCGGCCGGGGCCGCTTCACCCTGCTCACCGGCATCGGCGGCGCCGACTGGATCCGGGCCGCCCAGGCCCAGCCCCTGGACATCGCCACCGCCGTCATCGGCCCCGGCCAGGAGTACGAGGACCCGTACGGCGACTGGGCCCGGCTCCGCGAGACCGCCGACGGGGGAGCCCTCCTCGTACGACCGGACGGTTACGTCGCGTTCCGCCACGCGTCGCCGGCCGCGTCCCCGGCGGACGCCGAGCGGCTGCTGACGGAGGCGGTGCGGCGGATTCTCGGCCGTGCCTGA
- a CDS encoding dioxygenase family protein gives MTTEFTTRITEAVVDSLDGTADPRLRELLAALTRHLHAFVRETEPTTAEWERAIAFLTATGQACTDTRQEFVLLSDVLGVSMLVETINSGEGDEHQSEDDEHRSEGPGGVTESTVLGPFHMTESPVRELGADIDLLGRGEPCVISGRVLSRDGTPLPGAVLDVWQASADGYYDVQQPDTQPAGNGRGLFTADTDGRFWFRTCVPSPYPIPTDGPVGDLLRATARHPYRPAHIHFIASAEGHAPVTTHIFVAGGDHLDSDAVFAVKESLVQDFTETDDPSLAQEFGMPNPFRHARFDLVLNPRPTAPGAGDAERA, from the coding sequence ATGACCACCGAATTCACCACCCGGATCACCGAGGCGGTCGTCGACAGTCTCGACGGCACGGCCGACCCTCGGCTGCGGGAACTGCTCGCCGCCCTCACCCGCCACCTCCACGCCTTCGTCCGCGAGACCGAGCCGACGACGGCGGAGTGGGAGCGGGCGATCGCCTTCCTCACGGCGACCGGCCAGGCCTGCACGGACACCCGCCAGGAGTTCGTCCTCCTCTCGGACGTCCTCGGCGTCTCGATGCTCGTCGAGACGATCAACAGCGGCGAGGGCGACGAGCACCAGAGCGAGGATGACGAGCACAGGAGCGAGGGGCCCGGCGGTGTGACCGAGTCGACCGTCCTCGGCCCGTTCCACATGACCGAGTCACCGGTCCGGGAACTCGGCGCGGACATCGACCTGCTCGGCCGCGGCGAACCGTGTGTGATCAGCGGGCGCGTGCTGTCCCGGGACGGCACGCCGCTGCCCGGCGCGGTCCTCGACGTCTGGCAGGCCAGCGCCGACGGCTACTACGACGTCCAGCAGCCCGACACCCAGCCGGCGGGCAACGGCCGTGGACTGTTCACGGCGGACACCGACGGCCGCTTCTGGTTCCGCACCTGTGTGCCGAGCCCGTACCCCATCCCCACGGACGGCCCCGTCGGCGACCTCCTCCGGGCGACCGCCCGGCACCCGTACCGCCCGGCCCACATCCACTTCATCGCCTCGGCCGAGGGGCACGCCCCGGTCACCACGCACATCTTCGTGGCCGGCGGCGACCACCTCGACTCGGACGCGGTCTTCGCGGTCAAGGAGAGCCTCGTCCAGGACTTCACGGAGACCGACGATCCGTCCCTGGCACAGGAGTTCGGCATGCCGAACCCGTTCCGCCACGCCCGCTTCGACCTCGTCCTGAACCCCCGGCCCACCGCGCCCGGCGCCGGCGACGCGGAGCGTGCGTGA
- a CDS encoding maleylacetate reductase codes for MEFVHEARPMRVVMRAGAAVTAVAGEAERLGLRRLLVVSGPRGEETARAVADPLGDTCAGLFTRARQHVPVDVADEAERMARAVDADGCAAVGGGSAIGLGKAIALRTGLPLIAVPSTYSGSEMTPVWGLTEHGAKRTGRDPSVLPRSVVYDPELTLSLPVPLSVTSGLNAVAHAAEALYAPDASPLVSLTAEEGARAMAGALPEVAADPGDLEARGRALYGAWLCGTVLGATTMGLHHKLCHVLGGTFGLPHAETHTVVLPYVLAYNAPAAPAAMTALGRALTADDAPMALWTLSGSLGAPRSLAELGLREADLAKAAALATAQAYPNPREVTTADALEVLRAAHGGDRPPAWS; via the coding sequence ATGGAATTCGTGCACGAGGCCCGGCCCATGCGGGTCGTCATGCGCGCGGGCGCGGCGGTGACGGCGGTCGCGGGGGAGGCCGAACGGCTGGGCCTGCGAAGGCTGTTGGTGGTGTCCGGCCCGAGGGGCGAGGAGACGGCCCGGGCCGTCGCGGACCCGCTCGGCGACACGTGCGCCGGACTGTTCACGCGGGCGCGCCAGCATGTGCCGGTGGACGTGGCCGACGAGGCGGAGCGGATGGCGCGGGCCGTGGACGCGGACGGCTGTGCGGCCGTCGGCGGCGGCTCGGCGATCGGCCTGGGCAAGGCGATCGCCCTGCGCACCGGACTGCCGCTGATCGCCGTGCCGTCCACCTACTCCGGCTCCGAGATGACCCCGGTCTGGGGCCTGACCGAGCACGGCGCCAAACGCACCGGCCGCGACCCTTCGGTCCTGCCCCGCAGTGTCGTCTACGACCCCGAACTCACCCTCTCCCTCCCGGTCCCCCTCTCCGTCACCAGCGGTCTCAACGCGGTCGCCCACGCCGCCGAGGCCCTGTACGCGCCGGACGCCTCGCCGCTGGTGTCGCTGACCGCAGAGGAGGGCGCGCGGGCCATGGCGGGCGCGCTCCCCGAGGTGGCGGCCGACCCCGGTGACCTGGAGGCGCGCGGCCGGGCCCTCTACGGCGCCTGGCTCTGCGGCACCGTGCTCGGCGCGACCACCATGGGCCTGCACCACAAGCTGTGCCACGTCCTCGGCGGCACGTTCGGCCTCCCGCACGCCGAGACCCACACCGTCGTCCTCCCGTACGTCCTCGCCTACAACGCCCCGGCCGCGCCGGCGGCCATGACGGCACTGGGCCGCGCCCTGACCGCCGACGACGCCCCCATGGCCCTGTGGACCCTGTCGGGCAGCCTCGGCGCCCCTCGCTCCCTGGCCGAACTGGGCCTGCGCGAGGCCGACTTGGCGAAAGCCGCGGCTCTGGCGACCGCCCAGGCGTACCCCAACCCGCGCGAGGTCACCACGGCGGACGCCCTGGAGGTCCTGAGAGCCGCGCACGGAGGCGACCGCCCACCGGCCTGGTCCTGA
- a CDS encoding YceI family protein, whose product MALGLLRRRFRNAPGGAAGAMFPVPDGAGVVLREVLDPVNQPMGAADVTVTELRSHRVAARGATDPYGFFTAVLPPGTYSMLIMAEGLEPHRETVEVLPDAGVSRERVWLQSARALELPAPGTWLFDPPHTAIRFIAKHVGMAHVHGRFERFEGGLAIAQDMSQSRVHVRIDASSITTGNNTRDTHLRSADFLDVERFPYIDFASTRFAYRGGSKWTLQGSLTMHGVSRSVSLDTTYLGTVNGGYGEELRCAALAKAELHREDYTLNWRSMLARGIAVVGPTVQLELDVQAMYRTHDTPTPPE is encoded by the coding sequence ATGGCCCTCGGACTGCTCCGGCGGCGCTTCAGGAATGCCCCCGGAGGCGCCGCGGGCGCCATGTTCCCGGTGCCGGACGGCGCGGGTGTCGTCCTGCGCGAGGTACTGGACCCGGTGAACCAGCCCATGGGCGCGGCCGATGTGACGGTCACGGAACTGCGCAGCCACCGCGTCGCCGCTCGCGGTGCGACGGACCCGTACGGCTTCTTCACGGCCGTACTGCCCCCGGGCACCTACAGCATGCTGATCATGGCCGAGGGCCTGGAACCGCACCGCGAGACGGTCGAGGTCCTGCCGGACGCCGGTGTCTCACGGGAGCGGGTGTGGCTCCAGTCGGCGAGGGCGCTCGAACTCCCGGCCCCCGGCACCTGGCTCTTCGACCCGCCGCACACCGCGATCCGCTTCATCGCCAAGCACGTCGGGATGGCCCATGTGCACGGCCGTTTCGAACGTTTCGAGGGCGGCCTCGCGATAGCCCAGGACATGAGCCAGTCCCGCGTGCACGTCCGGATCGACGCGTCCAGCATCACCACGGGCAACAACACCCGTGACACACACCTGCGTTCCGCCGACTTCCTCGACGTCGAACGCTTCCCGTACATCGACTTCGCCAGCACCCGCTTCGCCTATCGCGGCGGCAGCAAGTGGACCCTCCAGGGCAGCCTCACCATGCACGGCGTCAGCCGCTCCGTCTCCCTGGACACCACCTACCTCGGCACCGTCAACGGCGGCTACGGCGAGGAACTCCGCTGCGCCGCCCTCGCCAAGGCCGAACTCCACCGCGAGGACTACACCCTCAACTGGCGCTCCATGCTCGCCCGCGGCATCGCGGTCGTCGGCCCCACCGTCCAACTGGAGCTGGACGTCCAGGCGATGTACCGCACCCATGACACGCCCACTCCGCCGGAATAG
- the fxsA gene encoding FxSxx-COOH cyclophane-containing RiPP peptide, with protein sequence MDAPRNSHNSTRLVDISTVPTGRLKVEARKDTVLGHTVRRHLEEREGGTRTSDIVFDSAL encoded by the coding sequence ATGGACGCGCCTCGGAACAGCCACAACAGCACACGACTGGTCGACATCTCCACGGTGCCGACCGGTCGGCTGAAGGTGGAGGCCCGGAAGGACACGGTGCTGGGTCACACCGTCCGACGTCACCTGGAGGAACGCGAGGGTGGGACGAGGACGTCCGACATCGTCTTCGACAGCGCCCTGTGA
- a CDS encoding FxsB family cyclophane-forming radical SAM/SPASM peptide maturase → MREETGSGGLPVVPLRQFLLKIHSLCNLSCDYCYVYFAADQSWRRRPTSMSLDTVRQAVDRIAEHVREHRLPAVRIILHGGEPLLVGKTHLEDVLGVIEERLATRVEVRCSMQSNGILLDEEFLALLRRHRVGVAVSLDGSRTAHDRHRRYANGRPSHVRVAAALRLLNGPRNRGLFRGLLCTVDLANDPVDTYEALLDFAPPRIDFLLPHGTWDHPPPGLEHREVPPARPPLLAPPDEPTPYGRWLSVAFDRWFDAPRKETRVRMFEELLSGVLGGTVNTEGLGLAPVDLVVVEADGSLEHSDSLKVVAEGAPETGLDVFRHSFSDVLATETMRGRQAGLLGLGPVCRRCALVETCGGGLYAHRHSPTGFAGPSVYCFDLAALITHVGSRIRAATAQFAEAPPERPSALS, encoded by the coding sequence ATGCGGGAGGAAACCGGGTCCGGGGGTTTACCCGTGGTCCCTCTCCGGCAGTTCCTGCTGAAAATACACAGCTTATGCAATTTGTCCTGCGACTACTGCTACGTATATTTCGCCGCCGACCAGAGTTGGCGCCGCCGGCCCACGTCGATGTCCCTCGACACCGTGCGACAGGCCGTGGACCGGATCGCCGAACACGTCCGTGAGCACCGGCTTCCCGCGGTGCGGATCATCCTCCACGGCGGAGAACCCCTGCTCGTCGGCAAGACGCACCTCGAAGACGTGCTCGGCGTCATCGAGGAGCGGCTCGCCACCAGGGTGGAGGTGCGCTGCTCGATGCAGTCGAACGGCATCCTCCTCGACGAGGAGTTCCTCGCTCTGCTGCGCCGCCACCGCGTGGGCGTGGCGGTCAGCCTCGACGGTTCCCGCACGGCACACGACCGGCACCGGCGGTACGCGAACGGCCGCCCCAGCCACGTCCGGGTCGCCGCGGCCCTGCGTCTGCTGAACGGCCCGCGGAACAGGGGCCTGTTCCGGGGATTGTTGTGCACGGTGGACCTCGCCAACGACCCTGTCGACACGTACGAGGCGCTGCTCGACTTCGCCCCGCCCCGCATCGATTTCCTTCTGCCGCACGGGACGTGGGACCATCCACCGCCCGGCCTCGAACACCGCGAGGTACCCCCGGCCCGGCCCCCGCTCCTCGCACCGCCGGACGAGCCGACACCGTACGGCCGCTGGCTCTCCGTCGCCTTCGACCGCTGGTTCGACGCCCCCCGGAAGGAGACCCGGGTCCGGATGTTCGAGGAGCTCCTGTCCGGGGTGCTGGGCGGCACCGTCAACACCGAGGGGCTCGGGCTCGCGCCGGTGGACCTCGTGGTCGTGGAGGCCGACGGGAGCCTGGAGCACTCCGACTCGCTCAAGGTCGTCGCCGAGGGGGCACCCGAGACCGGCCTCGACGTCTTCCGGCACTCCTTCTCCGACGTCCTCGCGACGGAGACGATGCGCGGCAGACAGGCCGGACTTCTCGGTCTCGGCCCCGTCTGCCGCCGGTGCGCGCTGGTCGAGACGTGCGGCGGGGGCCTGTACGCCCACCGTCACTCGCCGACCGGCTTCGCCGGCCCGTCCGTCTACTGCTTCGACCTCGCCGCTCTCATCACTCACGTCGGCTCCCGCATTCGCGCGGCGACGGCACAGTTCGCGGAGGCTCCACCGGAACGCCCGTCTGCCCTCTCCTGA
- a CDS encoding TIR-like protein FxsC: MEPYFFLSYARRRGPKVLVKRFYDDLCAELRQELRRLHNGNAVPFDRPFLDVQSIQVGQDWNAALGEALGHCRTMLALYTPDYFRSDFCGREWKAFEDRQRSHREVTGVDAKALIPVLWEPVQNIPPGAAHIQYDNLDLGENYAQWGLRRILVADPGGEEYRRIVNLIAHQILIAAEHFRIRPVNGLDISGPDSAGPFPSATERAEPGSQALLFVAARTSANAHRKATDPGCHGESPTDWNPYHAEFPEPLAERASLLLRERGFTVRTEIVSDVLGATLDEARGQGQVAVLLVEASAAADEPFGRALRAYDRSNHPGSAAIVPCAPDEAGDGPRSKAYWEAVRGALPFNWAKGAGDPLPLLQSGIGSDDFDGALHAVVAKAQNHLVSFLETLKFTPLEMSRITSAALPVLTTVATPRSRTGLAPPITARASSTPQPFEKEQEDDP, from the coding sequence TTGGAACCGTACTTCTTCCTGAGCTATGCGCGCAGGCGTGGACCCAAGGTCCTCGTCAAGCGTTTTTACGACGACCTGTGCGCGGAATTACGCCAAGAATTACGGCGATTACACAACGGCAATGCCGTGCCCTTCGACCGCCCATTCCTCGATGTGCAGTCCATTCAAGTCGGACAGGACTGGAACGCGGCCCTCGGCGAAGCCCTCGGACACTGCCGCACGATGCTCGCCCTCTACACCCCCGACTACTTCAGAAGCGACTTCTGCGGCCGCGAGTGGAAGGCGTTCGAGGACCGGCAGCGCAGCCACAGAGAAGTGACGGGAGTGGACGCGAAGGCACTCATCCCCGTTCTCTGGGAGCCGGTGCAGAACATCCCCCCGGGCGCGGCCCATATCCAGTACGACAACCTCGATCTCGGCGAGAACTACGCGCAATGGGGCCTGCGCCGCATCCTGGTCGCGGACCCGGGCGGCGAGGAGTACCGCCGCATCGTCAACCTCATCGCGCACCAGATCCTCATCGCCGCCGAACACTTCCGCATCCGGCCCGTCAACGGCCTGGACATCAGCGGCCCGGACTCCGCGGGCCCCTTCCCGTCCGCCACCGAACGCGCCGAACCGGGCAGCCAGGCACTGCTGTTCGTGGCCGCCCGGACCTCGGCGAACGCCCACCGGAAGGCGACGGACCCGGGCTGCCACGGGGAGAGCCCGACGGACTGGAACCCTTACCACGCCGAATTCCCGGAACCGCTGGCCGAAAGAGCGAGCCTCCTGCTGAGGGAGCGTGGCTTCACGGTACGGACCGAGATCGTCTCGGACGTGCTCGGCGCCACCCTGGACGAGGCTCGGGGGCAGGGGCAGGTCGCGGTCCTCCTGGTGGAGGCCTCGGCCGCCGCGGACGAGCCGTTCGGACGAGCCCTCCGCGCCTACGACCGGAGCAACCATCCGGGCAGCGCGGCCATAGTCCCGTGCGCGCCCGACGAGGCGGGTGACGGACCCCGGAGCAAGGCCTACTGGGAGGCGGTCCGGGGCGCCCTTCCGTTCAACTGGGCGAAGGGAGCAGGGGACCCCCTGCCGCTCCTGCAGTCGGGGATAGGGTCGGACGATTTCGACGGGGCGCTGCACGCCGTGGTCGCGAAGGCGCAGAACCATCTCGTCTCGTTCCTCGAGACTCTCAAGTTCACCCCTCTGGAGATGTCCCGGATCACGTCCGCCGCGCTCCCTGTGCTGACCACCGTGGCCACCCCGCGCAGCCGTACCGGGCTGGCACCCCCGATCACTGCCCGCGCCTCCTCCACACCGCAGCCCTTTGAGAAGGAGCAGGAAGATGACCCATGA